The region CGCTCACAGCGAAATTCGCCATCCGACGTTGCAACCGATCGAACTCTCCGGCGGGGCTCAAGCCGGGGACGACGAACAAATCGTCGAGATATTTTCGCCGTTGCCAACCGGGGCGCCGCTTTGGAGCGTCCTAAAAAACAAATCTAAGCTCAGCTTCCGCAAAACCGTGCGGTTGGGGATCGATCTGGCCGAAGCATTGTCAACGCTGCACACGTCGGACAACGGCGGTCTTGCGCACGGTGCCGTCGGAGCCGACCATGTTTGGGTCACCATCAAAGGCAATGCGGTCCTGCTTCGTGATCCGTCCTCTCCAGCTCGCTCGCCACACGCCGACCTATCGGCAAGTTGGATCGAACGGATCGAATCACCGGCCCGGTACGCAGCCCCAGAACTCGCCGATCCAAACGTCGCCCCGAGTGCCGCCTCGGACTTGTATTCACTCGGCTGTTTGCTACTGACGGTGTACTCCGGCCGACCGGTGTTTGACGAAGCTACCGATCGTGATCTCTTCGCAGCCCATAACGAAATCACACCTCCCGAATTGCAGCATGCGATCGAGCAAGGCGCCGATGGCGATCCGTTGCTACGCGTGATCGCGTATGCCATGGCAAAAACGCGAGACGCTCGATTCGATTCGGCGGCTACCTTTGCCGCCGCACTGCAACGAGTCGCCGAGCTGCCTCCGAGCAAAACGAATACCTCGGCAACCAAGCCCGCGCCGCCAGCCGTCCAAGCTGTCAGCAATGATGTTTCCAGTCGTGACATTGTTTCCAGCAGTGACATCGCCGGCGAACAGAATCCGGCACCGTCAGCCCCCGCTAAGCCGACCGTTTCTGATCGGCCGGTCAAGGCGAAAACGCCTTCTCCACCTGCCCCGGAACCGCCCCGGCCGGCACAAAATTCATCGCCGACGCCGACGCCGACCTCTGAAACTGTAAAAGCCGCGACAACGGCGCCGACAGAGGCTCGCAAGCAAGACGATCGGAAGCGAGCAAATCAGCAAAGAAAACCGCCCGAGGTTGACGCCGCTACCTCAACCGAAACAACGCCGATACCGTCCCCGGGTAGCACTGCCGAAGCTAGCACTGCCGAGGCAGCCAGCGGTGAATCGCCCGTACCGGCTATCACAACCACATCCGGTCCGGTGCCTACAGTCGAACCGCCGGCGGTCATTCCAGAAGGCGGCACTGCCTTGGCGACCGAGAGTTCGACGGCAACGACGCTACGCAAACGCCGCCGAAGAAAAAAGAACCGCATCCCTATCTTGGCCGGGATCATGGTTTTGCCGGTCACGCTCCTGGGGCTCGCTATTGCGCTACGTGGACGCGGCCCGCAACCGAATCCCAAGCCTCGTCCCAATCCCGCGCTGGCAAGTAACATCCCCAAGGTTGGCGAGGCGAGACGCACGCCCGAGGTCAACGATGGGCCGGAGCGTTTGCGGGGATTTGAAATCGTCGACAACGATCGCTTGCTTTGGGTTCCGCCGTATCGCTCCGACTCCAACGCTCCCTCGTTGCAACTGCTGCCCCCGGGCCCCGCAGTGATCGCCAAGTTGTCGCTCGCCAGTCTGGTTGAAAAGACATTGCCAATTCATCAAGCGTTCGACATCGAACTCGATCTGTTGATCGAATTCCTGTCCGATCGCGCGGGTGTGCCGGCACGGGAAATTGATCAATGCACCTTGGCTTTCTTTCCCGGTTCGATGGGCAGGCCTCAAGCGGCGATGTCGGTTCGACTGGTCAAGCCGACGCCGTTGAGTGCCCTGCTAAAACAATGGAAAGCGGTCGAGACCCGATCGGGCAACCAAGTCCTTTACGCCGACGAAGATCTTAAGACGGCTTACTACATTGGAGGTGGTGAAGACGGCAAGCTGGACGAAGACGCAAACGTTACCGACTACGCCGTCGGGCCCCTGGAGAAGATTCGCGAAGTCGCCGACAACTCCGGCGGTAGCATCCCCTTACCCCGCAGCATGCAAACGCTATGGGATCGCGCTAGTGACGAAACCGATCTGGTCGTCTTGGCCACGCCCAACTTTTTGATCGCCGATGGCCGTGAACTAATCAACCAAAGCGTTCCAGAACTCCAGTCCGCGCTCAAGAGTTGGCTAATCCCCGATGTCGCAGCGTTGATGATCGTACTCGATGCCGACGAAAATGCCTGCTATGTCGAACTTCGTGAAGTCCCCAGCGGCGGCGCGTCGCAAGCGACGTTGTTAAGCGATCTACGTGAAATGATGCGAGGCTGGCCGGACTGGGCTGATCGTTTTTTACTAGACACCATCCCCGATCGATCCTGGCGTGTTTTGGCATCCCGTTTACCGTTGATGTTGCGATTTATTGACGAGCAAACACGGAGTACGATTGACGGGCCAACAGTCGTCGCGTCGGCATACCTGCCGACCGAAGCGGCGGCGCAAGTTTCGTTGGCAACCGTCTTGGCAATGAACACTGCCCAGGGGCAAGCGGCCGATCAGGCGACTTCCGAAATCACGGCTATGTCGATGGAGGACTTGCTCAGTCGGCCGATGTCGATCTCGTTTTTGCAGTTGTCCCTTCAGTTTTCGATCGATGCCGTGGCCGAAGAATTTCGCCAGGACCTACCCAAAGGAACGGCGATGCCGAAGCTCCGCATCGTCGGCGGCGACCTCGAACTCAACGGTATCACACAGAACCAGCAGATCCGTGGCTTTGAAAAAGATTCCGTCCCGCTGCGCCAGGTTTTGACGGACGTTGTTCGGGCGGCCAATCCGGATCCGACCGCGACCGGTCCCAAAGACCCCAAACAAGCCTTGATTTGGGTCGTCCATCCGACCGGGAAGCCGCCGGCGGAATCCGAAATTCTGATCACGACACGCGACGCGGCGGCCAAAAAGAATTACGAGCTTCCCGAAGAGTTTCGAATCGAAAACTAATGTTTCGCCATCCCGTAGCGGACGCCGCCGAGGCTTTCGGTGTCTCGTCGTGAAATGTCTGTGGTAAACTGGGACGCGATCGCCACAATATTCACGGTCTGCCGTGAGCACATCTCATGTGTGCGAATTTCTCTGCCCCTGACCGTCTTTGTCGTTTGCGTTCATGAAGCCACCTGAATATCTAGGCCCCTATCGCGTCGGTGAAATGCTGGGCAAAGGCGGAATGGGCGCGGTCTATCAAGCGCAGCATGTCAAGTCGGGTGACTTGGTCGCGGTGAAGTTAATCGCGTTGCAAATCTCCGACGAGATGCGATTCCGTCGCCGTTTCGATATCGAAATTAAGACCCTTCAGCGTCTCAGCCACCCAAACATCGTCAAGCTGATAGGGTTCGGAGAAGAAAAGGACCTGCTGTTCTATTCGATGGAATATGTCGAAGGGCAGTCATTGCAAGAACGCATCCGCGAACTGAAGAAACTGCCCTGGGGCCAAGTCCTCGACATCGCGATCCAAATTTGCGCGGCGCTCAAGCACGCCCACGACATTGGCGTGATTCACCGCGACTTAAAGCCAGCCAATTTACTCGTCAAGGAAGACAGCACGATCAAGCTGGTCGACTTCGGGATCAGCAAGATCTTTGGTTATAACCTGACCGCGGCAGGTTCGATCATGGGGACCGCCGACTACATGGCCCCCGAGCAGGCGACCGAGGGTGTCGCCACGGCGCGGACGGACCTGTACGCACTTGGCTGCGTGATCTACGCGATGACTTGTGGTCGCCCGCCGTTTCGCGGCAAAAATGTGACCGAAGTCATCGAGTCCCTTAAACATAAAGATCCCGTCCCGTTGGACTTGATCGATCCGGACCTCCCCGACGATCTCGTTCAACTGGTCAATGAGCTGCTCGAAAAAGATCCCGCCAATCGCCCGCCGACCGCGCTCGCGGTGATGAATCGCTTAAAGGCGATGCGCAGTGGATTGCAAAAAATGGGAACGCTGGTCGACCGTCCGTCCGACGGTGCCAAACCATTTTCGGAATCCCCCACGGTGGATACCAAAGTTTCCGGCGATGACAACGATCGCACGGGAAAGACGCCTTCGGGCAAAACGCCCGCGTCAAAAACGGTCGCCGCCGTTGACCGTACCCGGCCCGACGATACGATTGAATTCCAATCCGACGAAAGCGGAACCGCTGCTACTCAGGTAAACCCGTCTGCGAAAACCGTTGGGCTTGAACAAGACGCCGGCCAAACGATCCAGGCGACATCTGCACCGGGAACTGATGTCACCAATCGGTCGGTTCATTCGGTCAACGTGTCGTTGGGCCGAGGACGAACGGCAGATCAGCCTTCCAGTGATACCTCCGTCGGTACATCCGCGAAAACACACTTCCAAACCGTTTCTGATGATGAAGTGCGCCGCGGCTTCTTTGAAGATTCCGCGGGCGATGACCAGCATTCGTCGATGCGAACGTTTTCGATCATTGCGATCGTGATCGTCTTAGCCGTGGGAATATTTGTCTTGATCGCTCAGCTTCGCGGCCCTTCGCCGGAAGACTTGATCGCGACGATCGAAAGTTTTTCCGCAGGGCAAACCTTTGAACGGAAAAACGAACTTGAACGTTTCATCAAGTTGTTCCCCGATCATCCCCAAGCCGACTCGTTCCGCGACCAACTGACGGCCTACCAAGTCGATGCGACCGTACGACGCTTACGCTTGCGGGCCAAACTCCGGACCGATGATGGTCCGCTTTATGAAACGGCGTTCTTACAAGCCATGAACCTTCGCGATTCCGATCCCGAAGCTGCCAAAGAGCAATTGCAACAATGGATCGACGTGTTCCATGATTCGAGCATGACGTCCGAAGACGCGCAGCTCGAATTGCAGCGACTCGCAGCGTTTGAGATCGAGCGTTTGGCATCGAACGGTGCTTCAACGGCCGACGATCCTAAGCTGACAGAACTGCTGCAGCGAATCGAAGACGCCAAGTCGTTGCCGGTTGACGAACGACGTCGCTTGCTCGAAGGCATTCAAACGCTATACGAAGGACAAGATTGGGCGGACGCCGCACTCAAACGAGCCCAAGCGTTATTGGATGAAGGATGACCTCGGAAGCGTCATGCCTGTTCGAGATTAAAGCGATAGCTTTCCGGCACGGCCGGCGGCCCAATTCTGAAGCCCTTCCAACCGTTGCTTTGCGCGATTGAAATAGGTCTCATCGAGTGATCGTAATTGCTCTTGGGCCAGCTCGTGAAAATTCGCTTCGGCATCCGAATCGGCAGTGCAGTTCAGTAGCTGTAGAACACGATTGGCAATGTCCTCACCAATCATTTGATGTCCGGATATCGACGGATGGACGTGATCGACAAACAGCGATGGATCGGGGATCCCGTCAGGTAATCGATGCCCCAGCTTGTTTTGTCGGTCAAACCGCAGCGGGCAATCGATCGTTTCGACGTCCAGAGTTTGGGCCAGTTTTCTCAGTCCGGTGATTAGCGGCGTCGTCGCCCTGAGCGGGCAGACATCGGTGTCTCTGGCGGCCGTTAGATGTTCTTTGGCAAGCCGTGATCGACCCGCGAGCCAGTGCAACGAACCGGCAATGAAGTGGGCACCGGCGTGATCTTGGTCGAGTTCCAAACACCGCCGGCAAGCTTCAAGACGTTCCGGTTCTGACAACGCAATGTCGGTCGCCCGGTCCCAAAATTCGGCAAACCGATTCGCATCAACTTCGTCAGCCAATGTGACTTTAAAGGGAGGCGTCGCGACTAGATCCGCGGCCGGAACACAAAGTATCAACGGGATACCGGCTTGTTGGCAAGCGATGATCATTCGCCGCATCGTCTGCAGGTAGTGCTCCGCCACCGCAACTCGCCAACGGGGGTCACGATTGTATCGTCTCATTCCGTCGACCAAATCCAATCGTGTGACCGCATCCGATGTTAGTTTTTGCGCTGACGAATTTTGCCGCCCCGGGGTAGCGTTGTCGCCTTTGACGACGCGACGAAATGCGTCGATAAGCTTTGAACGTGACACGACCGATTGCAAGAATCCTTCGCCGGGTGAAAGCGTGTTGTACGAACGCTCTTCTAAGAACTCGTTGTGACCGCAGTATAGTACGATCACATCGGGCTCGTAGCGAAGGACTTCTTGCAAGATGATCGCGACTCGATAGCTGGCATAGGAAACCCCACCACAATTGACCACTTCCCAATCGACATTCGGCATGGCAGCCTTGAGCCGCAATTCCGACCACTTTGGGAATGCCGTCTCCGTTTCATAAGGCCGCCCCTGAACGGTCGATCCACCGAGCACGAACATTCGGCGGGCCCCGTGGGGCTTCACCGCAGAAAAACTTGCCGGGCGAAAAAACTGATAGCGCGACGAATCAATGTGGTAACGCCCCTCCGCTCGATCAAAAGAAAACAGCGGTCGTTGCGCCGAGGTATCAAAGATTGGATCAGAAGATAGATCAACGGTTGGTCCGCGATCAAACCATCGAAGTGTGACTTCGGCAACGACGAACGGAAGGATTGCCAAGACGATTCCGGCTAAACGAAACCATCGTCGCCGACGCGAACGATGACTTACTAATGGACTCTCGCGTGGTGTCAACGCGGCGGGCTGGTCTTCGGCGGACTTATTGCCAATAGCCATTGACGATAGGTTTTGAAGGGTGCTTCAAGGTTGGCTGACCGACCGGGACATGATGGTTGTGCTGTTGCAAAAAAACATGGTTCAAGACCGATTTGGTCGCCGGTTGATGTGGTGCGATGACTTGTGTTTTGACCGGTGACTTGGTGATCACCAGAGGACGATGATGCTGAACCGTTTGAATCGGTTTGGTGATGTGGTGTTGTTTGTAGGCAGAATGATAGTTGCCGAATGAATGCTGGTGGACCGACGGGACGTAAGTGCGGTGGTGGTTGTAGTGTGATGGCGTTTTGTAATTCGACTTGCGTTGGAAGTTGGCGTTCTTATTGCTGGTGTAGAACGCCCCCATTCGCTTGTTGATCGGCTTGGACCAGCCCCATCCGTTGCCGCCAGCGTGGGCCGGTGCGGCGGACACGAACACGACGGCGACGAAAACGATAGCGACAAGTTTGGAGAGTTTGGTGCGGGTCATAGTGACAGCCTATTCAAAGATTGGTTTGAAGCCTAACAAATTGCCAAGCGAAGTCCCGCCGCGTTTGTTACCAACCGTTCCGAAAAGTTTTTCTCCGCCGGTACGTTATCCGCCCGATTGCCAATTCAAAATCGCGTCGATTGGGTAGACCAGCATCACGACATTCAGCAGCAGTGAATCTCGGATCGTCATCAACAAGGTGACTTCGATGATGACAAACAACGCCAGCGATATTT is a window of Roseiconus lacunae DNA encoding:
- a CDS encoding serine/threonine-protein kinase; its protein translation is MPIAPTEFWLRLVKSGLTDQHGYKKYADLIAQKFGDQVLDATTIANFLIQQGVITKYQGQCLVGEAAPALRLGNFVIRDETPVRPLTHWIPAQTAVTESHSQSRQGFLLRAPLSALDESRRGWLAAHSEIRHPTLQPIELSGGAQAGDDEQIVEIFSPLPTGAPLWSVLKNKSKLSFRKTVRLGIDLAEALSTLHTSDNGGLAHGAVGADHVWVTIKGNAVLLRDPSSPARSPHADLSASWIERIESPARYAAPELADPNVAPSAASDLYSLGCLLLTVYSGRPVFDEATDRDLFAAHNEITPPELQHAIEQGADGDPLLRVIAYAMAKTRDARFDSAATFAAALQRVAELPPSKTNTSATKPAPPAVQAVSNDVSSRDIVSSSDIAGEQNPAPSAPAKPTVSDRPVKAKTPSPPAPEPPRPAQNSSPTPTPTSETVKAATTAPTEARKQDDRKRANQQRKPPEVDAATSTETTPIPSPGSTAEASTAEAASGESPVPAITTTSGPVPTVEPPAVIPEGGTALATESSTATTLRKRRRRKKNRIPILAGIMVLPVTLLGLAIALRGRGPQPNPKPRPNPALASNIPKVGEARRTPEVNDGPERLRGFEIVDNDRLLWVPPYRSDSNAPSLQLLPPGPAVIAKLSLASLVEKTLPIHQAFDIELDLLIEFLSDRAGVPAREIDQCTLAFFPGSMGRPQAAMSVRLVKPTPLSALLKQWKAVETRSGNQVLYADEDLKTAYYIGGGEDGKLDEDANVTDYAVGPLEKIREVADNSGGSIPLPRSMQTLWDRASDETDLVVLATPNFLIADGRELINQSVPELQSALKSWLIPDVAALMIVLDADENACYVELREVPSGGASQATLLSDLREMMRGWPDWADRFLLDTIPDRSWRVLASRLPLMLRFIDEQTRSTIDGPTVVASAYLPTEAAAQVSLATVLAMNTAQGQAADQATSEITAMSMEDLLSRPMSISFLQLSLQFSIDAVAEEFRQDLPKGTAMPKLRIVGGDLELNGITQNQQIRGFEKDSVPLRQVLTDVVRAANPDPTATGPKDPKQALIWVVHPTGKPPAESEILITTRDAAAKKNYELPEEFRIEN
- a CDS encoding serine/threonine-protein kinase, which translates into the protein MKPPEYLGPYRVGEMLGKGGMGAVYQAQHVKSGDLVAVKLIALQISDEMRFRRRFDIEIKTLQRLSHPNIVKLIGFGEEKDLLFYSMEYVEGQSLQERIRELKKLPWGQVLDIAIQICAALKHAHDIGVIHRDLKPANLLVKEDSTIKLVDFGISKIFGYNLTAAGSIMGTADYMAPEQATEGVATARTDLYALGCVIYAMTCGRPPFRGKNVTEVIESLKHKDPVPLDLIDPDLPDDLVQLVNELLEKDPANRPPTALAVMNRLKAMRSGLQKMGTLVDRPSDGAKPFSESPTVDTKVSGDDNDRTGKTPSGKTPASKTVAAVDRTRPDDTIEFQSDESGTAATQVNPSAKTVGLEQDAGQTIQATSAPGTDVTNRSVHSVNVSLGRGRTADQPSSDTSVGTSAKTHFQTVSDDEVRRGFFEDSAGDDQHSSMRTFSIIAIVIVLAVGIFVLIAQLRGPSPEDLIATIESFSAGQTFERKNELERFIKLFPDHPQADSFRDQLTAYQVDATVRRLRLRAKLRTDDGPLYETAFLQAMNLRDSDPEAAKEQLQQWIDVFHDSSMTSEDAQLELQRLAAFEIERLASNGASTADDPKLTELLQRIEDAKSLPVDERRRLLEGIQTLYEGQDWADAALKRAQALLDEG